The following are encoded together in the Planktothrix serta PCC 8927 genome:
- a CDS encoding sulfotransferase, whose protein sequence is MQKSNSEQTVFIITGMHRSGTSLAASILQSAGVHIGRRLMESTEFNAKGHFENLDFFEFHLDAFRSVGVNIDGWTLQENLQVDEPLIDRAKELIERNSISSVWGWKEPRTTLFLEFWAKLLPEAKFLLIYRSPWEVADSLYRRQDEIFQSQPELAIKYWQHYNQKVINFYNQEQHRCLLVNIQTLVKYQTAYIDTINQKFNVNLSYPAPTAYDPSLLKTGISSDSQHPSLIDYYFPEAIELYQELEGRGWHPEQTPDFSWQELLKPTLYKTWVFQDWANLRRLEQDNKLLKAQLQEEKAELQEAKAIQAELEQTKIQLKTAESLLEQSQTQLHETETVLEQSQEQLQKTESVLEISQKQLCQNRDQLNQTNSELEKTKTQLYQAQWEAQRYQFQCHELEENKVQLQKIQWDVQRYQSQLHQTQEELEYYELHRQDWENSQSQLYENEVALSQLRMQLQQTKKREQRFQIQLHQSLEELEKTANNLKQEQDNLQQANHQVKQLKRDLKRSNSQFYQVQSELDLYHSQLLELTDPTSNVNQTKRELKQKQAQVNQLQTELKRSQSQLHQLQVELSQSQLQIEQIQERQRLEQTLTDDPQKHSDMDYNLLIWDAWNAYRNGKLSQMKAHLQKALKLTKTSPSETVLTWLESFSKLSLAQGVELDSHSLTNSDEWKQLMRQMTAKKGVSLTPTDNFLQPDRTMEKQLDKLQTVGTKTKETETESE, encoded by the coding sequence ATGCAAAAATCCAACAGCGAACAAACCGTTTTCATTATCACCGGAATGCACCGTTCAGGAACATCCTTAGCAGCATCTATTCTTCAGAGTGCGGGGGTTCATATAGGTCGCCGCTTAATGGAATCTACCGAGTTTAATGCAAAAGGACATTTTGAAAACCTAGATTTTTTTGAATTTCATTTAGATGCGTTTCGTTCTGTCGGTGTTAATATTGATGGATGGACACTTCAGGAAAATCTACAGGTTGATGAACCCTTAATTGATCGAGCTAAAGAACTAATTGAACGCAACTCTATCAGTTCTGTTTGGGGATGGAAAGAACCTCGAACTACCTTATTTTTAGAATTTTGGGCAAAATTGTTACCGGAAGCTAAATTTTTATTAATCTATCGTTCTCCTTGGGAAGTCGCCGACTCTTTGTATCGGAGACAGGATGAAATTTTTCAAAGTCAACCCGAATTAGCCATTAAGTATTGGCAGCATTATAATCAAAAAGTCATCAATTTTTATAATCAGGAGCAACATCGTTGTCTATTGGTGAATATTCAAACCCTGGTCAAATACCAAACAGCCTATATTGATACAATTAATCAAAAATTTAATGTTAATTTAAGTTATCCGGCTCCCACAGCTTACGATCCATCTCTTTTGAAAACAGGAATTTCATCGGATAGCCAGCACCCTAGTTTGATTGACTATTATTTTCCTGAAGCGATAGAACTTTATCAAGAACTCGAAGGAAGAGGATGGCATCCTGAACAAACACCGGACTTTTCTTGGCAAGAATTATTAAAACCCACTCTTTATAAAACTTGGGTTTTTCAAGATTGGGCTAATTTACGCCGATTAGAACAAGACAATAAATTACTGAAAGCTCAATTGCAAGAAGAAAAAGCTGAATTACAAGAAGCAAAAGCAATTCAAGCTGAATTAGAACAAACAAAAATTCAGTTGAAAACGGCGGAATCTCTATTAGAGCAATCTCAAACTCAGTTACATGAAACAGAAACTGTTTTAGAACAATCTCAAGAACAATTGCAAAAAACTGAGTCAGTCTTAGAAATCTCTCAAAAACAATTGTGTCAAAATCGCGATCAATTGAACCAGACTAATTCGGAGCTAGAGAAAACTAAGACACAACTTTATCAAGCTCAATGGGAAGCCCAGCGTTATCAGTTTCAGTGCCATGAGTTGGAAGAAAATAAGGTTCAACTTCAGAAAATTCAGTGGGATGTGCAACGATATCAATCTCAGTTACATCAAACGCAGGAAGAATTGGAATACTACGAACTTCACCGTCAAGATTGGGAAAATTCTCAATCTCAACTCTATGAAAATGAGGTGGCTTTAAGCCAATTAAGAATGCAGTTACAACAAACAAAAAAACGTGAACAAAGGTTTCAGATTCAATTGCATCAAAGTTTAGAAGAATTAGAAAAAACCGCAAATAACCTAAAACAAGAACAAGATAATTTGCAACAAGCAAACCATCAAGTTAAACAGTTAAAACGAGATTTAAAACGATCTAATTCTCAGTTTTATCAAGTGCAAAGCGAGTTAGACTTATATCATTCTCAACTTTTAGAACTTACAGACCCCACATCTAATGTCAATCAAACTAAACGAGAATTAAAACAAAAACAAGCCCAAGTTAATCAACTGCAAACGGAATTAAAGCGATCGCAGTCTCAACTCCATCAACTTCAAGTAGAACTTTCCCAATCTCAGTTACAAATCGAGCAAATTCAAGAACGGCAACGGCTGGAGCAAACCCTCACTGATGATCCCCAAAAACACAGCGATATGGACTACAATCTCCTAATTTGGGATGCGTGGAATGCTTATCGCAATGGTAAACTGTCTCAGATGAAAGCGCACTTACAAAAAGCCTTGAAGTTAACCAAAACCTCTCCTAGCGAAACCGTCCTAACCTGGTTAGAAAGTTTTTCTAAATTGTCCTTAGCTCAAGGAGTGGAACTAGATTCCCACAGTTTAACTAATTCTGATGAGTGGAAACAGTTAATGCGACAAATGACTGCGAAAAAAGGTGTTTCCTTAACCCCAACCGATAATTTTCTGCAACCGGATCGAACAATGGAGAAACAGTTGGACAAGTTGCAAACTGTTGGGACAAAAACCAAAGAGACCGAAACCGAATCAGAATAA
- a CDS encoding tetratricopeptide repeat protein, whose translation MNASPAVVSKTTSNDYFTKGNIYQQLNQLNQSLTAYRQAIIEKPNFSWYHHNLGETLAQLGQVEEAIASFQKACELNPNSAWSYYNLGELLEQQGRLPEATEAYRRAVELNPDFYEFQQSLGKLLCQQGHFSEAISSLETAIELEPDASSCYQYLWEAFAQQGRRTEGIAYLHKAVVLTPNNGELHQQLGEALKANNQIQEAIAAYQNVIQINPKSAWSYYQLGMIFRDQGQYQQAIAYYRQATEHDPNSAIYYHFLGHTLSLTHQWEEAIAAYKKALELAPTSAIIYQHLGDGLSTLQHWEQAATAYRKSVDLEPNSLEAQDHLGFALAQLERWDDAILAYRRALDISLSDVVYGHLGDALEQRSHVQPLERDAHADLEEAVSCYRKAIELNPNSEAIYSQLNHALAQLNQTDG comes from the coding sequence ATGAATGCTTCTCCTGCCGTGGTTTCCAAAACAACCTCCAACGATTATTTCACTAAAGGCAATATATATCAACAACTTAATCAACTTAATCAATCTTTAACTGCCTACCGCCAAGCCATCATTGAAAAACCCAATTTTTCCTGGTATCACCATAACTTAGGGGAAACCCTGGCTCAACTGGGTCAGGTTGAGGAGGCGATCGCAAGTTTCCAAAAGGCCTGCGAATTGAACCCTAACTCGGCTTGGTCTTACTATAACCTGGGAGAACTCTTAGAGCAACAGGGGAGACTCCCCGAAGCAACAGAAGCCTATCGTCGGGCGGTGGAACTCAATCCTGACTTTTATGAGTTTCAGCAGAGTCTAGGAAAACTGCTCTGTCAACAAGGACATTTTTCGGAGGCCATCAGTTCCCTAGAAACAGCAATTGAACTCGAACCCGATGCGAGCTCCTGTTATCAATATTTGTGGGAAGCTTTTGCTCAACAAGGACGGAGAACCGAAGGGATTGCTTATTTGCATAAAGCAGTTGTACTGACTCCTAACAATGGAGAACTGCATCAGCAGTTGGGAGAAGCGTTAAAGGCCAATAATCAAATTCAGGAGGCGATCGCTGCTTACCAAAATGTAATTCAGATTAACCCTAAATCCGCTTGGAGTTATTATCAGTTAGGGATGATTTTCCGAGATCAAGGTCAATATCAGCAGGCGATCGCCTACTACCGCCAAGCCACCGAACATGACCCCAACTCCGCGATTTATTATCATTTTCTGGGACATACCTTATCCCTAACACATCAGTGGGAAGAGGCGATCGCAGCTTATAAGAAAGCTTTAGAACTAGCTCCCACCTCAGCGATTATTTATCAACATTTGGGGGATGGGTTATCGACGTTACAACATTGGGAACAAGCGGCTACGGCTTATCGGAAATCCGTAGATTTAGAACCTAATTCCCTGGAAGCTCAGGATCATTTGGGGTTTGCTCTGGCTCAACTGGAACGTTGGGATGATGCGATTTTAGCCTATCGTCGAGCATTAGATATCAGTTTGTCTGATGTGGTGTATGGGCATTTAGGAGATGCACTAGAACAGCGTTCTCACGTTCAACCCCTAGAACGAGATGCTCATGCTGATCTTGAAGAAGCGGTGAGTTGTTATCGTAAAGCTATTGAGTTAAATCCCAACTCAGAGGCTATTTACTCGCAGTTAAATCATGCTTTAGCTCAACTTAACCAGACTGACGGTTAG
- a CDS encoding FkbM family methyltransferase yields MITTDLISQFVESGNLVFDVGANIGQKIDAYLERGAKVVCFEPQPYCVEILNQKYQDHPDVIILNKGLAEKQGEMQLSICDNSNVLSTFAEHWKTGRFSHVNWDNTILVEVATLDAMIQQWGKPHFCKIDVEGFEYPVLQGLSQPIAYLCFEFTAEFLDEAKRCVDHLEQLGYKQFNFATGEEQKLTLTEWVSAEGLLTAILECNNSLLWGDIYAKYDQQPPIGHQAPVTSANPEMVASGEIEIIHRYISDHQVIFDVGAYIGDWTKEVVKTASNLEIHLFEPNPIAYHKLLQNLHQFSSPDTQLVPQNMGVGCQEGVQTFYRYGSLPVLSTLYRRVAVEQEGLQTPEAFTILTTTLDQYCQRQAIERINYLKIDVEGGELDVLLGAEVLLKANRIDYIQFEYGGTYIDANITLKQVFEYLQQFRYSIFKIKPNQLEYIPEFNSEHETFAFSNFLAVNERFHCPAYQGQNGMLDLQKLCQKHNIVPRGVIHIGAHEGSELQSYQAMGVPKVLFIEANPTVFERLQQKVAEFENVQAVNYAITNENGRINLRVTSFDQSSSILPLKHHQDIYPQIVETHQVNVESRTLDTLLSELGLNPVDFNLLNIDIQGAELLALQGAKNWLRYVDVINTEVNYKELYEGCALIDDLDEFLDQYGFERIATITPHHPDWGDALYIKKPVITASLLGEASFGRLGNQIFQYAFLKLYALEHNLRVETPAWIGQYLFGHNDPLMLNPLPQIQEQQQPYKLSESTILNAKNPFKNVDFQGYFQFHTQYHARHKEYFCSLFKPVPALESLLQEAVHCLRLKGKTVVGIHLRRGDYQVVSSVVPYLTVVPTQWYQDWLKGFWETLDEPVLFIASDEVEMVIDDFSDYNPITIHDLGIDLPQAPFYPDFYILSQCDVLAISNSTFSFAAAMLNERCKFFFRPHLHQKKMIPFDPWNSEPLLREHPDHTENHPSHPLLQVNSVESENSELLWGHHIDAPAVGKLVVSQVLIGGWVIGKQSQAVVVELIHQGQVIRQIPVGDIRTDVAQSYPDASFSLESGYAALIKVPETQSSSEIQIQVVLADQTCVKLGVIHFQPTEQKWSVVSVANRKPRKQCELSICAIMKNEAPYLMEWLEFHKLVGVERFYLYNNNSTDETLDIIEPYIKSGQVILHNWPFSPGQQTLAYEHCLETYCFESQWIAFIDLDEFLYPTEHRNLRDVLKELSEVPAVGVNMLYFGTSGHLTRPDGLQIENFTMRGTDDFKDNKLIKSIVHPDLVLPPTCPHFFPPINPQTYGVTENQQPLLSSMTAEVSVQKLRINHYCTRSQADMIQKAMRGDAFFPWQKSLEGLEDLNRNDIQDLTIQRFVAPLKQALQSKMSQLPTAQILTEKWGLQSQVSQLKIELEQSQIRLYKSLWKKASLYHPYFPQQSKMKWFFAINDESPYFAAYAQMLKVAVYTARQYTSLEPFCIYDGQENEVTEWMRNQGVTIIHHRIPHYEKLKSDFSWSLNVASGAFLRIEIPTIMEQYQMDDEYVLYTDCDVMFLNDVVDYLQGITCQYIAATPEHDPNDWSYLNSGVLYMNIKNLQKINQEFNTFIDGNLDKIMQLAYDQGAYNLFFTGKWDRLDVGMNWKSYWSLNCDAKMIHFHGPKPNQEVPHHLGHFATQTYWENTEIWKDKYQELEDNHAELKTQQELAKTQSELHNIKEELERSQSQFDEVLAELEEAHLQLHQNSTTKPGESVATELHQQKELEAVQKELAKTQSELHTTQDKLKSLTVLLTPVLETINQL; encoded by the coding sequence ATGATAACAACAGATTTGATTAGCCAATTTGTAGAAAGTGGTAACTTAGTTTTTGATGTTGGAGCAAATATTGGTCAAAAAATAGATGCCTATTTGGAGAGGGGGGCTAAGGTTGTCTGTTTTGAACCTCAACCTTATTGTGTCGAAATTCTCAATCAAAAATATCAAGACCATCCTGATGTTATTATCCTTAACAAAGGTTTAGCAGAAAAACAGGGAGAAATGCAGTTATCTATCTGTGATAATTCCAATGTTTTATCAACGTTTGCTGAACACTGGAAAACAGGACGATTTTCCCATGTTAACTGGGACAATACAATTTTAGTAGAAGTCGCAACCCTAGATGCAATGATCCAACAATGGGGCAAACCTCATTTCTGTAAAATTGATGTTGAGGGATTTGAGTATCCGGTTTTGCAAGGTTTATCTCAACCCATTGCTTATTTGTGTTTTGAATTTACGGCTGAATTTTTGGATGAAGCCAAACGCTGTGTAGATCATTTAGAGCAATTGGGATATAAACAGTTTAACTTCGCTACAGGGGAAGAACAAAAATTAACTCTGACAGAGTGGGTAAGTGCTGAAGGGTTATTGACAGCAATTTTAGAATGTAATAATTCTCTATTATGGGGTGATATTTATGCAAAATATGATCAGCAACCTCCAATAGGACATCAAGCTCCGGTCACAAGCGCAAACCCAGAAATGGTAGCCAGTGGTGAAATTGAAATTATTCATCGGTATATATCCGATCACCAAGTTATTTTTGATGTCGGTGCTTATATTGGGGACTGGACGAAAGAAGTTGTCAAAACAGCCTCGAATTTAGAAATTCATTTATTTGAACCCAATCCGATTGCGTATCATAAACTGCTGCAAAATCTGCATCAATTTTCATCTCCTGATACTCAATTAGTCCCCCAAAATATGGGGGTAGGTTGTCAAGAAGGAGTCCAAACATTTTATCGTTATGGTTCTTTACCCGTTTTAAGCACCTTATACCGCCGAGTCGCCGTTGAACAAGAGGGACTTCAAACACCGGAAGCATTTACAATTTTAACTACTACCCTTGATCAATATTGCCAACGCCAAGCGATTGAACGAATCAATTACCTAAAAATTGATGTTGAGGGGGGAGAATTAGATGTTTTATTGGGTGCTGAAGTATTACTCAAAGCAAATAGAATTGATTATATTCAATTTGAATATGGGGGAACTTATATTGATGCGAATATTACCCTCAAACAAGTTTTTGAATATTTACAACAGTTTCGATATTCAATCTTTAAGATTAAACCCAACCAATTAGAATATATCCCTGAGTTTAATTCTGAGCATGAAACCTTTGCATTTAGCAACTTTTTAGCAGTGAATGAACGATTTCACTGTCCTGCTTATCAAGGACAGAATGGAATGTTAGATTTACAAAAACTTTGTCAGAAACATAATATTGTCCCTCGTGGCGTTATTCATATTGGAGCGCATGAAGGGTCAGAATTGCAATCCTATCAAGCGATGGGAGTCCCAAAAGTTTTATTCATTGAAGCTAACCCAACTGTATTCGAGCGTTTACAGCAAAAAGTTGCTGAATTTGAGAATGTACAAGCGGTGAATTATGCCATTACTAATGAAAACGGGAGAATTAATTTACGAGTTACTTCCTTTGACCAAAGTAGTTCGATTTTACCCTTAAAACATCATCAAGATATTTATCCACAGATAGTAGAAACTCATCAAGTTAATGTAGAATCTCGAACTTTGGATACATTACTATCTGAATTAGGACTCAACCCTGTTGACTTCAATCTGCTTAATATTGATATTCAAGGAGCGGAATTGTTGGCTTTGCAAGGTGCAAAAAATTGGTTGCGATATGTAGATGTAATTAATACAGAAGTCAATTACAAAGAACTCTATGAAGGCTGTGCATTAATTGATGATTTAGATGAATTTTTAGATCAATATGGCTTTGAACGAATTGCAACCATCACACCTCATCATCCTGACTGGGGAGATGCTCTCTATATCAAAAAACCTGTGATCACAGCATCCCTATTAGGAGAAGCTAGTTTTGGGCGTTTAGGAAATCAAATCTTTCAATATGCTTTCTTAAAACTATACGCTCTTGAGCATAATTTACGAGTAGAAACGCCCGCATGGATTGGTCAATATTTATTTGGTCACAATGATCCTTTAATGTTGAATCCTTTACCTCAAATTCAAGAACAGCAACAACCTTACAAACTTTCAGAATCAACAATTTTGAATGCAAAAAATCCATTTAAAAATGTGGATTTTCAGGGATATTTTCAATTCCATACCCAATACCATGCTCGACACAAAGAGTATTTTTGTTCTTTGTTTAAACCTGTACCCGCTCTTGAAAGTTTACTTCAAGAAGCCGTTCATTGCTTGCGTTTGAAAGGAAAAACTGTGGTGGGAATTCATTTACGGCGTGGAGATTATCAGGTTGTCAGTAGTGTCGTCCCTTATTTAACCGTTGTTCCCACTCAATGGTATCAGGACTGGCTTAAAGGCTTTTGGGAAACTTTAGATGAACCTGTGCTATTTATTGCCAGTGATGAAGTAGAAATGGTGATTGATGATTTCTCGGACTATAACCCGATTACCATCCATGATTTAGGAATTGATTTACCTCAAGCTCCTTTCTATCCAGATTTTTATATTTTGAGTCAATGTGATGTTTTAGCAATTTCAAACAGTACCTTTTCATTTGCAGCAGCCATGCTAAATGAACGCTGTAAGTTTTTCTTCCGTCCTCACTTGCACCAGAAAAAAATGATTCCTTTTGATCCCTGGAATAGCGAACCTTTATTACGTGAGCATCCTGATCATACAGAAAATCATCCGTCTCACCCCTTACTCCAAGTCAACTCAGTTGAGTCAGAGAATTCGGAATTACTCTGGGGACATCATATTGATGCTCCTGCTGTTGGCAAATTAGTGGTTAGCCAAGTTTTAATTGGTGGTTGGGTGATTGGAAAACAGTCACAAGCAGTGGTTGTTGAATTGATTCACCAGGGTCAGGTGATTCGTCAAATTCCTGTGGGTGACATTCGTACAGATGTTGCTCAATCTTACCCAGATGCTTCTTTTTCACTCGAAAGTGGTTATGCAGCTTTAATTAAAGTTCCTGAAACACAATCTAGTTCAGAAATTCAGATTCAAGTTGTTTTAGCTGATCAAACCTGTGTGAAATTAGGTGTTATTCACTTTCAACCTACAGAACAAAAATGGTCTGTAGTTTCAGTTGCTAACCGCAAACCCCGAAAACAATGTGAACTTAGTATTTGCGCGATCATGAAAAATGAAGCTCCCTATCTGATGGAATGGTTGGAGTTTCATAAACTGGTTGGGGTGGAACGATTTTATCTCTACAACAATAACAGCACTGATGAAACCCTAGATATCATAGAACCCTATATTAAATCTGGCCAAGTAATTTTACACAATTGGCCGTTTAGCCCTGGACAACAAACATTAGCTTATGAACATTGTTTAGAAACCTATTGCTTTGAATCCCAATGGATTGCATTCATTGATCTAGATGAATTTTTATATCCCACTGAACATCGGAATTTAAGAGATGTCTTAAAAGAGTTAAGTGAAGTGCCCGCAGTGGGAGTGAATATGCTTTATTTTGGCACATCAGGTCATCTGACCCGGCCCGATGGGTTACAAATTGAAAACTTTACAATGCGAGGAACTGATGATTTTAAAGATAATAAACTGATTAAAAGCATTGTTCATCCTGATCTGGTGCTTCCTCCTACTTGTCCTCATTTTTTCCCTCCCATCAATCCACAAACCTATGGTGTAACGGAAAACCAACAACCGCTTTTAAGTTCTATGACGGCTGAGGTTTCTGTGCAGAAGCTACGGATTAACCACTATTGCACTCGTTCTCAGGCAGACATGATCCAAAAAGCAATGCGAGGAGATGCCTTTTTCCCCTGGCAAAAAAGTTTGGAAGGTTTAGAAGATTTGAATCGAAATGATATTCAAGATTTAACAATTCAGCGTTTTGTTGCTCCCTTAAAGCAAGCATTACAATCTAAGATGAGTCAGTTACCAACTGCTCAAATTCTAACTGAAAAATGGGGTTTACAGTCTCAAGTTAGTCAGCTTAAAATTGAGCTAGAGCAATCACAAATCAGGTTATATAAATCCCTCTGGAAAAAAGCGAGTTTATATCATCCTTATTTTCCCCAGCAGTCCAAAATGAAATGGTTTTTTGCCATTAATGATGAAAGCCCATATTTTGCTGCTTATGCTCAAATGTTGAAAGTGGCTGTTTACACAGCACGACAATATACTTCCCTTGAACCTTTCTGTATTTATGATGGTCAAGAGAATGAAGTAACAGAGTGGATGCGGAATCAAGGTGTCACTATTATTCATCACCGAATTCCTCATTATGAAAAATTGAAGTCTGACTTTTCTTGGTCTTTAAATGTTGCATCGGGTGCTTTTCTAAGAATTGAAATTCCGACAATTATGGAACAGTATCAGATGGATGATGAGTATGTTCTTTATACGGATTGTGATGTGATGTTTTTAAATGATGTTGTTGACTATTTACAAGGAATAACTTGCCAATATATTGCGGCTACTCCAGAACATGATCCCAATGATTGGAGTTATTTGAACAGTGGGGTGTTATATATGAATATCAAAAACCTGCAAAAAATTAACCAGGAATTTAACACCTTTATTGATGGAAATTTAGATAAAATTATGCAGTTGGCTTATGATCAAGGTGCATATAACCTATTTTTTACGGGTAAATGGGATCGGTTAGATGTGGGAATGAACTGGAAATCCTATTGGTCACTTAATTGTGATGCAAAAATGATTCATTTTCATGGGCCAAAACCTAATCAAGAAGTTCCTCATCACTTAGGACACTTTGCGACTCAAACCTACTGGGAAAATACAGAAATTTGGAAAGATAAGTATCAAGAATTAGAAGACAACCATGCTGAATTAAAAACCCAACAGGAATTAGCAAAAACCCAATCTGAATTACATAACATCAAAGAAGAATTAGAGCGATCGCAATCTCAATTCGATGAAGTTTTAGCAGAGTTAGAAGAAGCTCATCTGCAACTGCACCAAAACTCAACAACTAAACCTGGAGAATCTGTTGCGACTGAATTACACCAACAAAAAGAGTTAGAAGCTGTTCAAAAAGAGCTTGCTAAAACTCAGTCAGAACTTCATACCACTCAAGATAAATTAAAAAGCCTAACAGTTCTTTTAACACCTGTATTAGAGACAATTAATCAACTGTAA
- a CDS encoding methyltransferase domain-containing protein, whose translation MIAEDDKIIVAIDESWSNDYSITIRGWLISKKGALEKVEISVGGNRVPITAWYPRPDVTAIYPQYQTRNCGFVVHLPRLSQHQVTFNTHSQGETYQKTLVFDGSLPLPPIDYIDAGSLFNDFINLVNQNHLNVLEIGSRIVSPGSASKRPLFPDSKSYTGFDYYPDSNTDVVGDAHKLSQYFGNQKFDAIFSISVFEHLAMPWIVAREISKIIEVGGIIYHSSHFAWPSHEKPWDFWRFSDEGLRVLFSPALGFEIIKSGLFAPLRLHLDQVNSPQELLATQPGFGGVAILAKKVGEVNYDKFRWDVTLDDVLESESYYPKPQ comes from the coding sequence ATGATTGCAGAAGACGACAAGATAATTGTAGCAATAGATGAGTCTTGGTCAAATGATTACTCTATTACTATTAGAGGCTGGCTAATTTCTAAAAAAGGAGCATTAGAAAAAGTAGAAATTTCTGTAGGTGGGAATAGAGTCCCGATTACTGCATGGTATCCTCGTCCTGATGTAACTGCTATTTATCCCCAGTATCAAACTCGGAATTGTGGTTTTGTAGTTCATCTCCCTCGTTTAAGCCAACATCAAGTCACGTTTAATACTCACAGTCAAGGTGAAACTTATCAAAAAACACTTGTTTTTGACGGGTCGTTGCCTCTGCCTCCTATAGACTATATTGATGCTGGTAGTTTATTTAATGATTTTATTAATTTAGTTAACCAAAATCATCTTAATGTTTTAGAAATTGGTTCCCGCATTGTTTCTCCTGGAAGTGCCAGCAAGCGACCTTTATTTCCTGATTCTAAATCTTATACTGGGTTTGACTATTATCCAGACTCTAATACGGATGTTGTTGGAGATGCTCATAAACTTTCTCAATACTTTGGGAATCAAAAATTTGATGCAATTTTTTCTATCTCTGTCTTTGAACATTTAGCAATGCCTTGGATCGTTGCTAGAGAAATTAGTAAAATTATTGAAGTCGGTGGTATTATTTACCATAGTAGTCATTTTGCTTGGCCTAGCCATGAAAAACCTTGGGACTTTTGGCGTTTTTCTGATGAAGGTTTAAGGGTACTATTTTCTCCAGCTTTAGGATTTGAGATTATTAAATCCGGTCTTTTTGCGCCTTTGCGCCTTCATTTGGATCAGGTTAATTCACCCCAAGAATTACTGGCAACACAACCGGGTTTTGGAGGAGTTGCTATTTTAGCTAAAAAAGTTGGGGAAGTAAATTATGATAAATTCAGATGGGATGTGACCTTAGATGATGTGTTAGAGTCTGAAAGTTATTATCCTAAGCCACAATAA